CTAAAGAGATCTTGAACAGCTCGGCCTTCGCGGACCGGCCCGTCAAGGAATCCGCGTACGAGCTTCTGTTTCACAAGGCCATGGGGTTCGCCCCGTATGGAGAGTACTGGAGGAACTTGAGGAGAATCTCCGGCACCCATTTGTTCTGTCCAAGGAGGATATCGTGCTTGGGGGAGCTCCGGGAGGGAATCGGGCTTCGAATGGTGGAGGAAATGAAGCTGCAGATGGAGAGGAATGGAgagattcaattgaagaatgTGCTGCACTCTGGTTCATTAAACAATGTGATGATAAGTGTATTTGGTAAGATGTATGATTTCAATGGCGAAAACGGAGACGGGACGGAGCTAAAAGGATTGGTAAAAGAAGGGTATGAACTGCTTGGTATGTTCAACTGGAGTGATCATTTTCCACTTCTTGGGCGGCTGGGTTTGCAGGGAGTTAGAAGGAGGAGCCAAGAATTGGTTTGTAGGGTAAATATTTTTGTTGGAAATATCATAAAGGAACACAGGCTAAAAAGGGTTGGTAAAAATGGAAGAATATCACAGCTTTCTGAGGAAAAATCCCATGATTTTGTTGATGTTTTGCTTGATCTAGAGAAAGAGAACAGGCTCACTGATTCAGAAATGGTTGCTGTTCTTTGGGTAATTTAATTCATAACAAACAtatgtttttgttttaattttttttcaagaacATGTTCATGTTGCATGAAGTACCTACAGCATTAATTTTGGTGATCTTTTGTTTTTATGTGGCATTAGTGCCACAGGCTTTGCATGATGGACATCATTTTCACCTTTCTATAAATTTGTATTTGCCTGATTTGTTTTCTGTGTTAGATGCTACAAAACATACATGCTCatctacaagatattatattttattccttTTATGGTATATTTTTCAGGCATCTTCTTAGCTCAAAActgtaaatatttttcatttaaaataacatgcaACTTTTACTGGTAATGTTGGTTCACCGCgaattcttttcttttttttgttttacataAGAATCTGAATAATTTTAGGCCccttgcagatgatggcaacaTTGATATTTCCAATAATCAAAATATCTCTTCCTTTATATATTCATTTCTGTATCATATGAATCCATCTTTTATCTGGAACTAAATTCTTTTTTgtattctttaaatgaaggaatatttatttatttatgtgtgTTCGGTTGCCTCAGGAAATGATCTTCAGAGGGACAGATACAGTTGCCATTCTTTTAGAATGGATTCTTGCAAGAATGATTCTTCATCCAGAGATCCAAGCCAAGGCTCAGGGCGAAATCGACACGGTGATCGGAACCAACAAGGCAGTGACTGATTCTGATCTCCCAAATCTCCCTTACACCCAAGCCATTGTTAAGGAGACACTACGGATGCACCCGCCAGGCCCGTTACTCTCCTGGGCCCGTCTCTCCATCCACGACACTTATGTAGGCCCTCACTTCATCCCGGCTGGCACGACCGCGATGGTGAACATGTGGGCCATAACGCACGACGGGGAGATATGGCCCGAGCCCGAGAAATTCCGGCCTGAGAGGTTTCTCGAAGAGGATGTCTCCATCATGGGATGTGACCTTAGGTTGGCACCGTTTGGCGCCGGGAGAAGGGTGTGCCCCGGTAAAACGTTAGGACTCGCTACGGTTCAACTCTGGCTGGCTCAGTTGCTGCATCAGTTCCGCTGGATGCATTCGGATAAACATGGCGTCGACTTGTCGGAGTGCTTGAAATTGTCCATGGAAATGAAGACGCCATTGATTTGCAAAGCTTTTCCTaggatttcttgaagaaaactgGTGTTGCATGTGTCCAAGTGTGTCGGTGTTTAGTTTGGTCTAAATTCTCATGATTTAGATTAATTAACTTTGTTCATAAGCACTGAAATCTTTAGCTGAAAACAATGAAATATATAAATCAAGAAAAGATTAAGGATGTTGGCGTAATTAAGCTTGAAAACCAGAACTAATTAGGCTATGttgatttgttgtatttggctTCGTAGGAAAGTTTGAGTACCTAGCTTTGGTTGAAAAATATCAAAGAAAATAtgatcaaagatttcaatttcaagaaTAATCCTAAAATCAATGTCATTCAGCAATTTTCGATACAAGTCAGTCCAAAAATCGAActaaatatgcaaaataaatcaATTTACTGTATCAAGTCAAGATCTTTACTAGTTAGAAAGACAAAATCGAATGTGCGCTATCGCAAcacgattttaaaaaaatttcccgCTTGCACGCGCGCGCGCACATATATATATCGAGTTAATTTGGTGTTATTTTTTTGCACAATGAGTTATAAAGTACAAggataaatatgttctaacagTTTCTAATGCTTTTTGGTTGCTATAAAAGCATGTTAATGCGTTTCAGCAATATACACTCAACTTAACATAGAAAGTGATGTGAAAAAGCAGaggtgtattttattttaattgtttttttaataaagtaATGATAATCACTTTAATTTACGATGTTAGTACACtaattgcatttttttttttcaatttagtttttttttcatTGGAACGTTGATATAatatcaaaaaataattatatgatATTAAAAAATGCTGATGTGTTCGATGTCATGTCATCGTTAAATGACCGAAAATATAGTTTTTCTCAAATATGTGACTTGcacacacaaatatatatatatatatacacatatatatatatatatatatagtaggtctcttgtgagacagtctcacaaatctttatctgtgagacgggtcaaccctaccgatattcacaataaaaaataatatttttagcataaaaagtaatattttttcatggatgacccaaataagagatccgtctcacaaaatacgacccgtgagaccgtctcacacaagttttttccgtatatatatatacatatatatatatatattaagttGATATTTGTTGTATGAGTAGTTTAATTAG
This window of the Primulina tabacum isolate GXHZ01 chromosome 12, ASM2559414v2, whole genome shotgun sequence genome carries:
- the LOC142521065 gene encoding cytochrome P450 78A5, with protein sequence MSSDYGFLFIPSAGYSSTALNVEILFCFLLFCAIFAFWLTPGGLAWALLKTQTRLKTEIPGPSGLPVLGFALVFTNSLAHRILCKVSQALKASYLMCFSVGFTRFIVSSSPESAKEILNSSAFADRPVKESAYELLFHKAMGFAPYGEYWRNLRRISGTHLFCPRRISCLGELREGIGLRMVEEMKLQMERNGEIQLKNVLHSGSLNNVMISVFGKMYDFNGENGDGTELKGLVKEGYELLGMFNWSDHFPLLGRLGLQGVRRRSQELVCRVNIFVGNIIKEHRLKRVGKNGRISQLSEEKSHDFVDVLLDLEKENRLTDSEMVAVLWEMIFRGTDTVAILLEWILARMILHPEIQAKAQGEIDTVIGTNKAVTDSDLPNLPYTQAIVKETLRMHPPGPLLSWARLSIHDTYVGPHFIPAGTTAMVNMWAITHDGEIWPEPEKFRPERFLEEDVSIMGCDLRLAPFGAGRRVCPGKTLGLATVQLWLAQLLHQFRWMHSDKHGVDLSECLKLSMEMKTPLICKAFPRIS